The genomic window ACCTCTTTTCTTACTTTAGGATCTATGAATTCCAGCAGCGGCCTGCCAATCAATTGCTTAGGGTCATCAAAGCCGTTGATCCGTGCGAATGCATTATTTGCGAAGGTGATGACCCCTTTTTTATCTGATATGAAAAAACCTTCATTTATTTCTGTGACGAGATTGCGGTATTTTCGTTCTGACTCCGAAAGCGCCTCTTCCGCCTCGTTCCGCCTGACCGTGTAATATTTTATTTTCTTCAGTAAACGGAACCAGGCTGCAATGAATACCGGCATTGCGAATATGACTGAGATAAAGGCCCAGAACCCGAGCATTCGCTGCGCCTTTATGGCCGCGTTTGAGCGTTCGTGCGTTATGCTGTTTATCCTTGTCAGTCCTTTTGTATAATCATCCTTCAGCTCCTCATAATTTCTGCTGAAGAGGAGTGTTTCGGCATCTGTGAAATACTTCTGGTAAGCAAGTTTCAGCGACTTGTTGGCAGCCCCTTTTCTTACAAGGCCAAATGCCCTCTTCTCTATCTCAACGAGTTTTCCCCTTGTCTTATTTAACGCTGCGCCGTTCATTCCAGTGTAGAGGCCGGGGTCCAGCCTTTCGGCCTCGTCAAATGCGTTATTAAGGGATATCTCCAGTTCCCGGTAATATTTTTCCCATTTAAGGTCACCGGTCGTTGCCGCCATGCGCGCTGACATCGTCAGTGTCTCATTGACCCGGCTTATGTAGTTGCTGATCTCATACAGACGGAAGCCGCGCTTTTCCGTCACCTCAAATTCATTGAAGGATTTCCACGCGTACCAGCTGAAGCCGAGAAAACAGGCCGCGGTAAGGGCCAGTGTGAATTTAAAAAAGGCCATGGGGAACGGGGCTGTGGTTGGTGGTTCTTTAGTCGCCATATCTCATTAGTGATTTATTGAATACATGTTAGCCGGAGAGAAACATATATATCATGATATATATCATAATTTTCCGAATTATCAATGAGCCGGCAATTTAGTTTCATACTTGTGATAAAATAATCTGTTTTTTAAGGCCTTATTCAAAGGAGAAATGATCTATGCGTTTTTCAAAGATGTTCATACCTACGCTCCGCGAGCTTCCGGCAGAGGCAGAGGCGATAAGCCATATACTGATGCTCCGAGCCGGATTTGTAAGGCAGCTTGCTTCCGGCTTATATATCTACCTTCCACTTGCCATGCGTGTGCTTGACCGCGTCAACAGGATAATCAGGGAGGAGATGAACGCCATCGGAGCGCAGGAGATAACCATGCCCGCGCTCCATCCCTCAGAGATATGGGAGACGACCGGCAGGTGGTCGGAGATAGGCGATGAGATGTTCAGGCTCAAAGACAGGGGCGACAGGCAGATGTGCCTCGGCATGACGCATGAAGAGATAATGACCTGGCTTGCCTCAAAAGAGATACGCTCATACAGGGAGCTTCCGCAGATGTGGTATCAGGTGCAGACAAAGTTCAGGGACGAGGCGAGGCCGAGGAGCGGCATTTTGAGGACGCGCGAGTTCACGATGAAGGACAGCTACAGCTTTGACAGGGACGAGGCTGGGCTTGCCGAAAGCTACCGCAGGCATGCGGAGGCTTATCATAAGATATTTTCAAGGTGCGGTTTGAAATATTATCAGGTACAGAGCGACCCCGGGATGATGGGCGGAGCGATGGCGCATGAGTTCATGGCGCCAAGTGCTGCTGGCGAGGACACTGTCGTTCTCTGTGATAAATGCGGCTATTCCGCAAATACAGAGCTTGCGTTATCAACTCCGGTTCCCCAGCCTGCGCTCAATGAAGAATGGGTAAAGGAAGATATTGAAACCCCCAACCGCAGGACCGTTATGGAGGTCTCAAGTTTTTTAAAGACAGGCCCGAAGTTCTTCATAAAGAGCCTTCTACTCATAGGAAGCGACGGCCCGTTCATGGCGCTTGTGAGGGGAGACCAGGAGCTTCATGAGAAGAAGCTTCAGAAGATAGCCGGCGAGTTCAGGCCTGCTGAAAAGGATGAGGTAAAGGAGATTCTCGGCGTTGAGGCAGGATTCATCGGCCCGCATGGCCATAAGCTCAAAAAGTTCGCTGACAATTCCATTAAGGACGGCGTCTATATTGTCGGCGCAAATAAAAAAGATCATCACACCAGAGGCATAAGGCCTTCTGTGGATTTTGAAGCGCAATGGCATGACATCCACCTTGCAAAAGAGGGCGACTCCTGCTCAAACTGCGGATCTGTAATAAAGGTCGAGAAGATGATAGAGATAGGAAATATCTTTCAGCTTGGCACGAAATATTCTGAGCCGCTTCATGCTGTCTACCTCGACGAGGAGGGCAACCCGCTTCCGGTTATCATGGGCAGCTACGGCATAGGCCCGGCGCGCATCGCAGCCTCGGCGATAGAGCAGAACAATGACAAGGACGGAATGATATGGCCCCAGTCCATTGCGCCGTTCGACGTTGAGATAATCCCGCTCAATATTGAAGATGAGGTCATGAAGACTGCGGAAAATATTTATGCGGAGCTTAAGAAGCATGGCGTTGAGGCGCTTATTGACGACAGGGATGCGAGGGCCGGAGTCAAGTTCAAGGATGCCGACCTTATCGGAATTCCTCTTCAGATATTAATAGGGCCGAAGACGCTTAAAGAGGGTTTTGTCGAGCTTAAATCGAGGAGAACCAAAGAGTCTGAAAAGTTATCGCCTGCGGATGTTGTTCAGAAGGTGAAAGAGATTCTCAGTTAATGATTCCTGTATAAGCAATCACCTGTTAACTCTCCCGTCAACTGTCACTCCCGCTTGTCGGGAGTCCTTCCGAAGAAAGATTCCGGACAAGCCGGAATGACAAAATAGGGATTTTATTTATTTCTCTTCCCAGGGAAGCTTGACACCGGAAATCGCTTCTGCATTTTTTGTGACCTTTGTGCTCTTCTTTAATCCGTCAACAAAGGACTGGTAGGCGTTCCTCTGTTTCTCGGCAAGCATCTGTCTCTTGATATTCTCTTTTGCCTGTTCGAAAGAGAGCTGGGTGCCTTCTTTTTTGTCAGTGACCTTTATGATGTGATAACCAAATTGTGTCTTCACCAATCCGCTGACCTCTCCCACCTTCAGTTTAAAAGCAGCGTCTTCAAACTCAGGCACCATCCTTCCCCTGTCGAAGAATCCGAGGTCGCCGCCGCTCTTTGCGTTGCCCTCATCCGTTGAATATTGCGCTGCAAGCTTTGCGAAGTCCGCGCCTGCCTTTAACTTTGCGAGTATGGAAACACCGAGGCCTTCAGTATCAACAAGTATATGGCTCGCCCTGATGCCGGCATTCTGCTTGAATTTGTCCGTATTGCTGTCGTAAAAGCTCTTTGCCTCTGCGTCTTCCACCTTGACCTTGTCGCGGATCTCTTTTTCAAGGAGGGTGGTGATGAGGTTCATCTTTTCAAATTCCTTGAGTTTTGCGAGGTATTCTTTATCATTGTTAAGCTTGTTCTTTTTTGCCTCAACATATAGAAGCTCTTTTTCGATTATAGAATCAAGGAACTCCTCTTTGTCTGAATCGCCCTTGAACTTTCCTCTTGCCCATTCAGGAAGGCTTTTCAGCTCTCTCATGTAATCTTCCTGTGTGATGGATGTTTCGCCGACCTTTGCGAGAGAGGCGCCTTCCTGTTTGGTCGTGCTTGCCTTGGAACAGCCGATCGTGAGAAATACTGCTAATGCGAGGACTAAAAACTTATTCATTTAAATGTCTCCTTTTTATAGTGAATTGAACAGAATGTTATAACATATGAGGCGCGGTTTATACAACTACTCAGAGAGGTTATTCATGATACCCTTCAGCTTCAGGTACAGCTCGCTCCACTCCCTGCCTTTCATGTCGATCTCTATGCCTCTTTCCGGCAGAAACTTCAGCCCTTTCTCTTTCTTGTCATAGAGGGAGAGTATCTTTTCCTGGGTCACAGGAGATTCCGGCGCAAAGGTGAGCCTTATTTTGCCGATTATGTTCTCTATCTTTGTTATCGCAAGCTGCCCGGCAAGGAGCTTAAGCTCGATGATATCTATAAGGCGCAGGGTCTCTTCAGGCGGTTCTCCGAACCTGTCCCTGAGCTCATCCTTCATTGACATTACATCCGCGGGCTTCTTTATTGAGGATATCTTTTTGTAGATGCTCAGCCTCACCGTAGGGTCTTCAATGTAGCTCTCAGGTATGCCGGCTGTCTTCTTCAGGTCGATGATGGTCTCGGCCTTTGGCGTTGTCTTTTCCCCTTTAAGCTCTGATACAGCCTCTTCAAGCATCTGGACGTAGAGGTCGAAACCGACCGCCTCGATATGCCCTGACTGCTCCCCGCCCAGAAGGTTTCCGGCGCCTCTTATTTCAAGGTCCTTCATCGCGAGCCTGAATCCCGCGCCGAGGTAGCTCAGCTCCTGAATGGCTGAGAGCTTCTTTCTGGCATCCTCTGATATGTCTTCCGCAGGTATGACAAAATAAGCGTATGCCCTTACATTGGAGCGGCCGACGCGCCCCCTTAACTGGTAAAGGTCTGCAAGCCCGAACCTGTCCGCCCTGTTTATTATGATCGTATTTGCAGACGGGATATCAAGGCCGGAGCCGATGATATTGGTAGAGACAAGGAGGTTGGTAACCTTTCTGTAAAAAGCGCTCATGACCTGCTCAAGCTCTTTCCCATGCATCTGGCCGTGAGCCACGCCTATCCGGCTGTCCGGTACAAGGCCCTTTAGATATGCCGCCATCTTGTCTATGTCCTCTATCCTGTTGTGTATGAAGAATACCTGTCCTCCCCGGTCTATCTCGTACTGGATCGCCTCCATTATGGCGTTCGGGTCGAACTTAATGACGAGGCTCTTTACCGCAAGCCGCTCCTCAGGCGGGGTCTCGATAATGCTCAGCCCCCTGATGCCGGAAAGCGCCATATGCAGCGTTCTTGGGATGGGGGTCGCAGTAAGCGACAGCACATCAACGCTGGTCTTGATCGATTTTATCTTCTCCTTGTGGGTCACTCCGAACTTATGCTCTTCGTCAATGATGAGAAGGCCGAGGTCATAGAAGCTTACGTTCTTGCCGAGGAGCTTGTGCGTGCCGATGATTATATCAACAGACCCCTCTGCCAAAGCCTTGAGTGTAGCTTTCTCCTCAGCGCTGCTCTTAAAACGATTCAGCATTCCTATCTTCACTGGAAAGGCTGAGAACCTGTTCGTGAAGGTATTGTAATGCTGTTCCGCAAGCACGGTTGTAGGCACGAGCACAGCCACCTGCTTTGAGTCAAAGACCGCCTTGAATGCCGCCCTCATCGCAACCTCTGTCTTTCCGTATCCCACATCGCCGCAAAGGAGTTTGTCCATAGGTGACGGGTCTTCCATCTCCTTCTTTATCTCCGCTATGGAGCGCGCCTGGTCAGGCGTCTCTTCGTAAGGAAAGAAGCCGTCAAATTCCTTATGCAGTTCAGTGTCTTCAGTGAACGGATGCCCTGTGACAGACGACCTCTGCGCGTACAGGCTGATAAGCTTTTCAGCCATATCCTTGATCTTCTGCTGAACCCTCTGCTTGGTCTTCTGCCACCTCTTGCTTCCGAGCTTGTCCAGGAAGGGCTTGCTATGCTCAGGTGTCTGGTATTTCTGGATGTAATTTATGCGCTCAAGCGGAAGGTATATCCTGTCTCCGTCAAGATATTCGAGTGTAAGAAAGTCGCCTTCATAATCATTCCTCTTCTGCTTTGTTATGCCAAGATACTTTCCTATTCCATGATCTATATGAACTACATAGTCGCCTTCTTTTATCTCTGATATAGAGGAGATAAGCTTTGAGACCTTTGACCTTTTAATAGACCTGAAGGCAGGCCTTTTGCCGAAGATGTCTGCTTCTGAAAGTACAATTGAGCTTCCGCATCTGAAGCCTCTGCTCAGATTGCCTATGGTTATGACGGGGCTGCGCGGATATTCTATCGCCCTGCTGTTTTCGATTATGGGATTTTCAATATCCTTTTCAGTGAAGAGATCCCTCAGCCTCTTTGCCTGTCCGTCTGAGGAGCATGCCATAAGAATGGAGAACTCTTTACTGAGTTCACCCACGCGGCTGACAAAGTCTTCAATGGTTGCCCTCTCTTCGCGTAAAAGGCCAAGGCCTCCTGTGCCTGTTATCTTCAGTTCAGGCCCTTCATCTGTTAAAGGGAGTGAGGTAAAGTTTATGCTTCTTCTCTTTTCGATCCTGCCTGCGATATCAGGGAATCTGCTGTTAATGTCATCTTTCTCAAATAGGATGAGAAGGCTTTCACTGAGCAGGTCAATGAGGTCAGGCCCTTGCTGCGGTTCAAGCGCAGGATATATGACTGCCTCATCTATCTCTCGCACAGTGAGCTGTGTCTCAATATCAAAATATCTTATAGAGTCGATATCATCTCCAAAGAACTCGACCCTTATCGGGAACTCTTTGTCAGGCGGGAAGATATCAAGTATCCCGCCCCTTATGCTCATCTCGCCCGGGCCTGAAACGATAGGCACTGTATGGTAACCGGCATCCTGAAACATTAATACAAAGAGGTCTCTCTCGATGTTAAGGCCCTTTGATATTGATATGCCGGAAAAGCCGCTCTTATTCCACAGCGGCAGGAGCGCGGCCCTGACAGATGATATGAACTTTCTGTCACCCTGCTCATACAGGATGTGAAGGCTCTTCAGGCGTTCAGGGCTTTCTTCAGTATCGATAAGCACTGGTTCCTCCGCTCCAAGCGCCTTAGCCCAGAATACCGCGTCAGAGTAAAATTCAGCAGCAGTCTCTTCAGACGGGCACAGTAGCAGGCAAGGAAATTTCAAAAGTGAGAAGATAAGCGCGCCGGAAGAACCGGAAAGGGAAGTTAGCGCACGAATATCTCCTTTCTCTATAGCAGAGGA from Nitrospirota bacterium includes these protein-coding regions:
- a CDS encoding peptidylprolyl isomerase, with protein sequence MNKFLVLALAVFLTIGCSKASTTKQEGASLAKVGETSITQEDYMRELKSLPEWARGKFKGDSDKEEFLDSIIEKELLYVEAKKNKLNNDKEYLAKLKEFEKMNLITTLLEKEIRDKVKVEDAEAKSFYDSNTDKFKQNAGIRASHILVDTEGLGVSILAKLKAGADFAKLAAQYSTDEGNAKSGGDLGFFDRGRMVPEFEDAAFKLKVGEVSGLVKTQFGYHIIKVTDKKEGTQLSFEQAKENIKRQMLAEKQRNAYQSFVDGLKKSTKVTKNAEAISGVKLPWEEK
- the mfd gene encoding transcription-repair coupling factor, with the protein product MSLDLSTFKQASSAIEKGDIRALTSLSGSSGALIFSLLKFPCLLLCPSEETAAEFYSDAVFWAKALGAEEPVLIDTEESPERLKSLHILYEQGDRKFISSVRAALLPLWNKSGFSGISISKGLNIERDLFVLMFQDAGYHTVPIVSGPGEMSIRGGILDIFPPDKEFPIRVEFFGDDIDSIRYFDIETQLTVREIDEAVIYPALEPQQGPDLIDLLSESLLILFEKDDINSRFPDIAGRIEKRRSINFTSLPLTDEGPELKITGTGGLGLLREERATIEDFVSRVGELSKEFSILMACSSDGQAKRLRDLFTEKDIENPIIENSRAIEYPRSPVITIGNLSRGFRCGSSIVLSEADIFGKRPAFRSIKRSKVSKLISSISEIKEGDYVVHIDHGIGKYLGITKQKRNDYEGDFLTLEYLDGDRIYLPLERINYIQKYQTPEHSKPFLDKLGSKRWQKTKQRVQQKIKDMAEKLISLYAQRSSVTGHPFTEDTELHKEFDGFFPYEETPDQARSIAEIKKEMEDPSPMDKLLCGDVGYGKTEVAMRAAFKAVFDSKQVAVLVPTTVLAEQHYNTFTNRFSAFPVKIGMLNRFKSSAEEKATLKALAEGSVDIIIGTHKLLGKNVSFYDLGLLIIDEEHKFGVTHKEKIKSIKTSVDVLSLTATPIPRTLHMALSGIRGLSIIETPPEERLAVKSLVIKFDPNAIMEAIQYEIDRGGQVFFIHNRIEDIDKMAAYLKGLVPDSRIGVAHGQMHGKELEQVMSAFYRKVTNLLVSTNIIGSGLDIPSANTIIINRADRFGLADLYQLRGRVGRSNVRAYAYFVIPAEDISEDARKKLSAIQELSYLGAGFRLAMKDLEIRGAGNLLGGEQSGHIEAVGFDLYVQMLEEAVSELKGEKTTPKAETIIDLKKTAGIPESYIEDPTVRLSIYKKISSIKKPADVMSMKDELRDRFGEPPEETLRLIDIIELKLLAGQLAITKIENIIGKIRLTFAPESPVTQEKILSLYDKKEKGLKFLPERGIEIDMKGREWSELYLKLKGIMNNLSE
- a CDS encoding proline--tRNA ligase, yielding MRFSKMFIPTLRELPAEAEAISHILMLRAGFVRQLASGLYIYLPLAMRVLDRVNRIIREEMNAIGAQEITMPALHPSEIWETTGRWSEIGDEMFRLKDRGDRQMCLGMTHEEIMTWLASKEIRSYRELPQMWYQVQTKFRDEARPRSGILRTREFTMKDSYSFDRDEAGLAESYRRHAEAYHKIFSRCGLKYYQVQSDPGMMGGAMAHEFMAPSAAGEDTVVLCDKCGYSANTELALSTPVPQPALNEEWVKEDIETPNRRTVMEVSSFLKTGPKFFIKSLLLIGSDGPFMALVRGDQELHEKKLQKIAGEFRPAEKDEVKEILGVEAGFIGPHGHKLKKFADNSIKDGVYIVGANKKDHHTRGIRPSVDFEAQWHDIHLAKEGDSCSNCGSVIKVEKMIEIGNIFQLGTKYSEPLHAVYLDEEGNPLPVIMGSYGIGPARIAASAIEQNNDKDGMIWPQSIAPFDVEIIPLNIEDEVMKTAENIYAELKKHGVEALIDDRDARAGVKFKDADLIGIPLQILIGPKTLKEGFVELKSRRTKESEKLSPADVVQKVKEILS